A genomic region of Pseudoalteromonas piscicida contains the following coding sequences:
- a CDS encoding protein-glutamate methylesterase/protein-glutamine glutaminase: protein MSNKISVYIIDDSAVVRQTVTAMLEYSPEICVTKVFSNPVLAQPSVLAEPPDVIILDIEMPQMDGITFLRWLMANKPIPVIICSSLTTTGAQLSVEALSLGAFEILTKPECGLKSFLESQREQFIKVVKQARFYRPKSSTEDISRAPAINVAMSNTNLSINTTDKVVAIGTSTGGTQALEYIFSQLEPELPGIVVVQHMPANFTKAFAQRLNDLSKLKIKEAEHNERVLANHVYIAPGSHHLQLVRRGAFYYTQLKDGPPVQRHKPSVNVLFQSVAKQVRSNAIGFILTGMGADGAFGLLEMKKSGAQTYAQDESSSIVFGMPKEAIKLNAHSKEVTLADVPTTITQCFS, encoded by the coding sequence ATGTCGAATAAAATTTCTGTCTATATTATCGATGACTCTGCTGTGGTAAGGCAAACGGTCACTGCGATGTTGGAGTATTCGCCTGAAATCTGCGTGACTAAGGTGTTTAGCAACCCTGTCTTGGCGCAGCCCAGCGTGTTGGCAGAGCCGCCAGATGTTATTATTCTTGATATAGAAATGCCACAGATGGATGGCATTACCTTTTTACGCTGGCTCATGGCCAATAAACCTATCCCCGTGATCATTTGTTCATCGCTAACAACCACAGGAGCTCAATTGTCGGTAGAGGCACTCTCTCTTGGCGCATTTGAAATCTTAACTAAACCTGAGTGTGGCTTAAAATCATTTCTTGAGTCTCAACGCGAGCAATTTATTAAAGTGGTTAAGCAAGCGAGATTCTACAGACCAAAGTCCTCTACGGAAGACATAAGCCGCGCGCCTGCTATCAATGTTGCAATGAGCAATACCAACCTTTCCATTAATACCACTGATAAAGTGGTAGCCATCGGCACTTCGACAGGGGGGACGCAAGCGCTTGAGTACATATTTAGTCAATTAGAACCCGAATTGCCTGGTATTGTGGTGGTGCAACATATGCCAGCCAACTTCACTAAAGCCTTTGCTCAAAGGCTAAATGATCTTTCAAAATTAAAGATTAAAGAAGCTGAGCATAACGAACGCGTATTGGCTAACCATGTGTATATCGCGCCAGGAAGCCATCACCTTCAGCTTGTTCGTCGTGGTGCATTCTATTACACTCAGCTCAAAGATGGGCCGCCAGTGCAGCGCCATAAGCCTTCGGTCAATGTATTATTTCAATCTGTTGCGAAGCAAGTTAGAAGCAATGCTATCGGATTTATATTAACCGGAATGGGCGCAGATGGTGCATTTGGTTTGTTAGAAATGAAGAAATCGGGGGCGCAGACTTATGCACAAGATGAAAGCTCCAGTATTGTATTTGGAATGCCCAAAGAGGCCATTAAGCTAAATGCTCACAGTAAAGAAGTGACTCTAGCGGACGTGCCGACGACAATAACTCAATGCTTTTCATAA
- a CDS encoding sensor domain-containing diguanylate cyclase, with the protein MDTFAKVELTQDLVESSFPLADLNTLLTSLSDYFEVPITLVTVIEGQWQHLIARHGILADKTPEQDAFCKSLIKHNKSLLVPDTALDENYANNPLVTGEPYIRSYLGVPFRLDGKPIGGVCLIDTKPKNYAERDVHLLETISGLITNILELQKNYSLYLEDQELIRFSPIVLIKWKYNNGLRIRTVSPNIERVIGIDAFHLCSGELHFEDLLTEPSVEKFHFNLQNHLDGLEASEILLEMALDSKQIWIRMITVAHFNHDGRMTSIQAFITENTAQKYTEDKLNETNRQMRLLLEASELGTWDWNIPADINKVNKKWCDMLGIEFEYVETSVNYFRQLIHPADRSHVERDLAKHLQGLTDAYTTSYRMKHADGHWVWIETYGKVVERDNSGRALRLAGTHRDITYRMEAQLQERKQKQLLSFISKAQSAYLKTGDLSKSCREILEELIDIADSQFALIGELEHTAGVPRLFIHAISEMQWNDLSSQLVQRYYDNDLYFTDFNNLFGSVILTGKTVISNERGKHPASKGTPKGHPRISKFLGLPIKLNGELVGMIGLANKFFDYTEEDAKFLQPLVDSLAGLYYAVKLDKERQEAENKLLELAMTDTLSGLPNRRAFMEKAAEVGEISFPYLIGMVDIDNFKSINDTYGHDAGDKAIKLIAYTIKDALRSDDFTARMGGEEFAFVLLDATHGSSSALIETIRESISNLEITLSEEEKIHLTVSIGVKAVLPEMEKMSITGHLNDADKALYEAKHTGKNKVVWFE; encoded by the coding sequence GTGGATACTTTTGCAAAAGTTGAATTAACACAAGATTTAGTCGAATCAAGCTTTCCGCTCGCCGACCTCAATACGCTACTCACCTCTCTCTCTGATTATTTCGAGGTACCAATTACTTTAGTCACCGTAATTGAAGGGCAATGGCAACATCTGATCGCCAGACATGGGATCCTAGCCGACAAGACACCGGAGCAAGATGCTTTTTGTAAGAGCTTAATCAAACATAACAAGTCTTTACTTGTTCCAGATACCGCCTTAGATGAAAACTATGCCAATAACCCACTGGTTACTGGCGAGCCCTACATTCGCTCATACTTGGGTGTACCTTTTCGACTCGACGGCAAGCCTATCGGTGGCGTCTGTTTAATCGATACCAAACCGAAAAATTATGCCGAGCGAGATGTTCATTTACTCGAGACAATTAGCGGTCTTATCACCAATATTTTAGAGCTACAAAAGAACTATTCGTTATACCTCGAAGATCAAGAGTTAATCCGTTTTTCACCGATCGTGTTAATTAAGTGGAAGTATAATAATGGGCTGCGCATTCGTACGGTTTCTCCGAATATTGAACGCGTAATTGGTATTGACGCTTTCCACTTATGCTCCGGAGAATTGCATTTTGAAGACTTACTCACCGAGCCAAGTGTTGAGAAATTTCATTTTAACTTACAAAACCACTTGGATGGTTTAGAGGCGTCTGAAATTTTGCTAGAGATGGCATTAGACTCAAAACAGATCTGGATCCGTATGATCACCGTGGCGCACTTTAACCACGACGGCAGAATGACAAGCATTCAGGCTTTTATTACCGAAAATACTGCGCAAAAGTACACCGAAGACAAACTCAATGAGACAAACCGACAGATGCGCCTGTTACTAGAAGCCTCGGAGCTAGGTACATGGGATTGGAATATTCCAGCAGATATCAACAAAGTTAATAAAAAGTGGTGTGATATGCTTGGAATTGAATTTGAATACGTTGAGACCAGCGTTAATTACTTCCGCCAACTTATTCATCCAGCCGATCGTAGTCACGTAGAAAGAGACCTAGCCAAGCACCTACAAGGGTTAACCGATGCCTACACCACGTCCTATAGAATGAAACATGCCGACGGACACTGGGTGTGGATAGAAACCTATGGCAAAGTGGTTGAACGCGATAATAGCGGCAGAGCACTGCGCCTTGCTGGTACTCACCGGGATATTACCTACCGGATGGAAGCGCAGTTGCAAGAGCGAAAGCAAAAACAATTACTGTCTTTTATCAGTAAAGCACAGTCAGCCTATTTAAAGACTGGTGATCTGTCTAAATCATGCCGTGAAATTCTAGAAGAGCTCATCGACATTGCGGATAGCCAATTTGCGCTGATCGGCGAGCTTGAGCATACCGCCGGTGTGCCAAGGCTCTTTATTCATGCAATTTCAGAAATGCAATGGAATGATCTAAGCTCTCAATTGGTACAGCGGTATTATGATAACGATCTTTATTTTACTGATTTTAATAATCTGTTCGGGTCGGTTATCCTGACAGGGAAAACCGTAATTAGTAATGAACGAGGCAAGCACCCTGCGTCGAAAGGCACGCCAAAAGGACACCCAAGGATCTCTAAGTTTTTAGGGCTGCCGATAAAACTCAATGGCGAATTGGTCGGTATGATAGGACTTGCGAATAAGTTTTTTGACTATACCGAAGAAGATGCAAAATTCTTACAACCATTAGTCGATTCTCTAGCTGGTTTATACTATGCGGTTAAACTCGATAAAGAGCGCCAAGAAGCAGAAAACAAACTGCTTGAACTCGCAATGACCGACACCTTATCAGGCCTGCCCAACCGACGTGCCTTTATGGAAAAAGCCGCCGAAGTTGGTGAGATATCCTTCCCCTATTTAATTGGTATGGTAGATATCGATAACTTTAAGTCAATTAATGATACCTACGGTCATGATGCTGGTGACAAAGCCATTAAGCTGATTGCTTACACCATAAAGGATGCGCTACGCAGTGATGATTTTACCGCGCGAATGGGAGGTGAGGAGTTTGCATTTGTATTGCTTGATGCCACACATGGATCATCTAGCGCATTGATTGAGACTATCAGAGAATCTATATCCAACTTGGAAATTACACTGTCAGAAGAAGAGAAAATACATCTCACGGTCAGCATTGGTGTAAAAGCGGTACTTCCCGAGATGGAAAAAATGTCTATTACAGGACATTTAAATGATGCTGATAAAGCTTTGTATGAGGCTAAACATACTGGCAAAAATAAAGTAGTTTGGTTCGAATAG
- a CDS encoding response regulator, with amino-acid sequence MNSEANTLVSYKVLILDDETSILKALKRVIRLPSVEVVSFDNPFEALEYIDTHPVQVIISDFRMPLMNGGDFLKRAKKINPGAIGLILSGYTDSDMLIDMINSKVAHKFLCKPWENDKLLEEVNAAIDVYNNNYFKTVLQEQLKKRDCPRVLINNEGQVVEHNLSKDIESQILAEFSACFSGNGIYHTPLGVLRCEIRSNPKDEEFYLITIEKVEVTDEINVYEVITELLLCYSINPVLTYYALPTCELTTAKLAAAAQEVFRNYKILPSPTHNYLFVLDNIEQSLLPRKQIELEIQLEKLLDTALPHEIQSNTTQLAAFLNNGE; translated from the coding sequence ATGAACTCAGAAGCAAATACTTTAGTTAGTTACAAAGTACTGATATTAGACGATGAAACGTCAATACTTAAGGCGTTAAAACGAGTCATACGGCTGCCTTCGGTAGAGGTTGTCAGTTTTGATAATCCTTTTGAAGCTCTTGAGTACATAGACACGCACCCCGTTCAGGTTATTATCTCTGATTTTAGAATGCCGCTAATGAATGGTGGAGATTTTCTAAAACGAGCCAAAAAAATAAACCCTGGTGCAATTGGCCTAATTCTTAGCGGTTATACCGACTCCGATATGCTTATTGATATGATTAACAGCAAGGTTGCGCATAAGTTTTTGTGTAAACCATGGGAGAACGACAAATTACTCGAAGAAGTTAATGCAGCAATAGACGTATACAATAATAATTATTTTAAAACGGTTTTACAGGAACAACTAAAAAAGCGTGATTGCCCACGGGTATTAATCAATAATGAAGGCCAAGTTGTCGAGCATAATCTCAGCAAAGACATAGAATCTCAGATTCTTGCGGAGTTCTCGGCATGCTTTAGTGGTAATGGCATCTACCACACTCCTCTTGGTGTTTTGAGATGTGAGATCCGTAGCAATCCAAAAGACGAGGAGTTCTATCTGATCACGATAGAAAAAGTCGAAGTAACAGACGAAATTAACGTCTATGAAGTTATCACCGAGCTGCTATTATGTTACTCGATAAACCCCGTTCTCACTTACTATGCGTTGCCAACTTGCGAACTCACCACAGCGAAATTGGCAGCTGCGGCTCAAGAAGTTTTCAGAAACTATAAAATATTACCGTCACCGACCCATAACTATCTGTTTGTACTGGATAACATTGAGCAATCCTTATTGCCAAGAAAGCAGATAGAGCTAGAAATTCAGTTGGAAAAGTTACTCGATACCGCACTACCTCACGAGATACAAAGTAATACCACTCAACTTGCTGCATTTTTAAATAATGGAGAGTAG
- a CDS encoding lysozyme inhibitor LprI family protein — protein MKATTLTRNFFHGLAAVIAITLFGCAPQTRTVLTPTEQLNVEAFHCGEQWMTEVDDLLISGDGSGHGPDLGSQEWQSVIEFKLGVRSYSDKPDRGTQDWCRYIDEHLKQHTLHTPTFACNEVRAGSMEAVICDSAVLSRLDSRLNSVYEKIVKEPHSKQLQAEQRGWIKGRNACWKSSDSTHCLKQSYIHRIAELEARFALVTSSGHTTYLCNDKLLSVFYYDTQPLSMVAEFNDSEKLMFIDNSASDTHYRGGDYHLKVQSNVAILTWGYYQQPIQCKVTVD, from the coding sequence TTGAAAGCGACTACATTAACCCGTAATTTTTTTCATGGATTGGCTGCAGTTATAGCCATCACTCTATTTGGATGTGCGCCACAAACTAGGACAGTTTTAACACCCACCGAGCAATTGAACGTTGAAGCGTTTCACTGTGGCGAGCAGTGGATGACAGAGGTCGATGATCTTTTAATAAGTGGCGATGGTAGCGGGCATGGTCCTGATCTTGGCAGCCAAGAATGGCAATCGGTCATTGAGTTTAAACTTGGTGTAAGAAGTTACTCGGATAAGCCCGACCGTGGCACGCAGGATTGGTGTCGCTATATTGACGAGCACTTAAAACAACATACCCTACATACGCCTACATTCGCTTGTAACGAGGTAAGAGCTGGAAGCATGGAAGCCGTTATTTGTGATAGTGCGGTGTTGTCTCGACTGGATAGCAGGCTCAATTCTGTGTATGAAAAAATTGTAAAAGAGCCGCATTCGAAGCAGCTTCAAGCCGAGCAAAGAGGGTGGATAAAAGGGCGTAATGCGTGTTGGAAATCTAGCGATAGCACGCATTGCTTGAAGCAGTCGTATATTCACCGTATTGCCGAGCTTGAGGCTCGTTTTGCATTAGTGACTAGCTCCGGGCATACGACGTATCTCTGTAACGATAAGTTATTATCCGTTTTTTACTATGATACTCAGCCACTAAGCATGGTCGCAGAATTTAATGACAGTGAAAAGCTGATGTTCATCGATAACTCCGCCAGCGATACTCATTACCGCGGTGGCGATTATCACCTTAAAGTACAAAGTAATGTAGCAATATTAACTTGGGGTTATTATCAACAGCCCATCCAGTGCAAAGTTACAGTAGACTAA
- a CDS encoding chemotaxis protein CheD, which produces MLMPNRDVESIFLQPGSLAIESFRPATLNTLLGSCVSFVLVSKQHQLVVVSHMLLPTTEKPNDDEPAKYVDKTFSLVRQYLKRFSIAEDCVEIKLFGGGEMFKTSCSETVGMRNIEMSHKLIDDYGFRLIARDVGGPYYRRIQVDLKDGSCQVDRFHVALSSRRAT; this is translated from the coding sequence ATGTTGATGCCAAACAGAGACGTTGAATCAATATTTTTGCAGCCGGGTAGTTTGGCAATTGAGTCATTTCGTCCAGCAACGCTCAATACCTTGCTGGGGTCCTGTGTTTCATTTGTTTTAGTGTCTAAGCAGCACCAACTAGTTGTTGTCAGTCATATGCTATTGCCAACCACAGAAAAGCCGAATGACGATGAGCCCGCTAAATATGTCGATAAGACTTTTTCGTTGGTTCGCCAATATTTAAAGCGGTTTAGTATCGCTGAGGATTGTGTGGAGATTAAGCTTTTTGGTGGTGGAGAGATGTTCAAAACGTCTTGTTCAGAGACTGTCGGTATGCGAAACATCGAAATGAGTCATAAGCTGATTGACGATTATGGATTTAGGCTTATTGCGCGTGATGTTGGTGGCCCTTATTATCGGAGAATTCAAGTGGATCTCAAGGATGGCTCTTGCCAGGTAGACCGTTTTCATGTTGCGTTATCGAGCAGGAGAGCAACCTGA